One window of the Nitrospiria bacterium genome contains the following:
- a CDS encoding alanine--glyoxylate aminotransferase family protein: MRKRYLLAPGPTPVPPEILLAMAQPILHHRAPEFAELLGHVREDLKWLFQTQQDVITLVSTGTGGMESAVSNFLSPGDKAIVINGGKFGERWLKLCQVYGVKVEEIKVEWGYAVDPQQVAQALKKDPAIRAVYVQASESSTGVAHDVKALGQIVKPLAETILVVDAVSAMGVFDLQTDSWGLDVVATGSQKALMLPPGLAFVSVSEKAWRMSEKAKNSKFYFNLKKERESQSKNQTAYTAAVSLIVGLHEVLKQLKAEGLANIFARHKQLAHAMRQAMLAAGLTLFPKQSPSDALTAVNAPEGVDGQAVYKTLREKYGITAAGGQDHLKGKIFRIAHMGYADLFDVIIAVSAVEMVIKGLGYPVKMGEGVRTAEELLMKK; encoded by the coding sequence ATTCGCCGAGCTGTTGGGCCACGTAAGAGAGGATTTGAAATGGCTGTTCCAGACTCAACAGGATGTGATCACTCTGGTTTCAACCGGCACCGGAGGGATGGAAAGCGCCGTGTCCAATTTCTTGTCGCCGGGTGATAAGGCGATTGTGATCAACGGCGGGAAGTTCGGCGAACGTTGGTTGAAGCTCTGTCAAGTGTACGGGGTCAAAGTGGAAGAGATCAAGGTCGAATGGGGCTATGCGGTCGATCCACAGCAGGTGGCTCAGGCCTTGAAGAAAGACCCTGCCATTAGGGCAGTGTATGTCCAAGCCAGCGAATCTTCCACCGGCGTGGCGCACGATGTGAAGGCATTGGGTCAAATCGTCAAACCGCTCGCGGAGACGATCTTGGTCGTGGATGCCGTTAGCGCGATGGGGGTGTTTGATCTGCAGACCGATTCGTGGGGTCTGGATGTGGTGGCGACGGGTTCGCAGAAGGCCTTGATGCTACCGCCCGGTCTCGCCTTCGTCAGCGTCAGCGAAAAGGCCTGGCGGATGAGCGAAAAAGCGAAGAACAGCAAATTTTATTTTAATCTGAAAAAAGAGCGTGAGAGTCAGTCAAAAAACCAGACGGCATACACCGCCGCGGTGTCCTTGATTGTCGGACTGCATGAGGTGCTCAAACAACTGAAGGCCGAAGGCCTAGCGAACATTTTCGCGCGTCATAAGCAGTTGGCTCATGCGATGCGGCAGGCCATGTTGGCGGCCGGCCTGACCCTGTTTCCCAAGCAGTCGCCCAGCGACGCTCTAACGGCCGTCAATGCGCCGGAGGGGGTGGACGGGCAGGCGGTGTACAAAACCTTGCGCGAGAAATACGGGATCACGGCGGCCGGAGGACAGGATCACCTCAAAGGGAAGATTTTCCGGATCGCCCATATGGGTTATGCCGATCTCTTTGACGTGATTATTGCGGTGTCGGCGGTCGAGATGGTGATCAAGGGTTTGGGCTATCCGGTAAAAATGGGCGAGGGGGTTCGGACAGCCGAAGAGCTCTTGATGAAAAAATAG
- the serA gene encoding phosphoglycerate dehydrogenase yields MSTEGEKKVKVLVSDALSEKGVDIMRRSGLDVDVKTKLGPDELFSVIPVYDGLVVRSATKVTQKLIEAAKRLKVVGRAGSGLDNVDLAAATKHGIVVMNTPGGNTVTTAEHTMALLFSSARMIPQATASIKAGKWEKNKFMGMELYNKTLGIIGIGQIGSYVTKLAQGAQMQVIAYDPYLSEENARKMGVELVDLNDLYRRSDIISVHVPLTAETKSLINADAIGKMKDGVRIINCARGGIVNEQDLYNALVKGKVAGAAMDVFEQEPVDLKNPLLTLENVICTPHIGAATTEAQENVALAIAEQIADYLIRGVIRGAANIPSVPVDLLPKIQPYLTLSENLGAFLAQSHEGGLEQLTIEYRGDVSGLTTAPITVAALKGLLTPILEEPVNYVNAPIVAKERGIEIKEIKSAEAGEFTSLVVLTVKAGSKKASVSGTLYNRKDPRIVEIDGLSLEVVPEGHMLLMINDDKPGVIGNIGRLLGDNQINISRMQLGREHTGGKAISVVGIDAPVGLELLGKLKKLPHVLSAKLIEL; encoded by the coding sequence ATGTCAACCGAAGGAGAAAAGAAAGTGAAGGTGCTGGTCAGCGATGCCCTTTCTGAAAAGGGCGTCGACATTATGAGGCGGTCGGGATTGGACGTGGACGTGAAGACCAAGCTCGGGCCGGACGAACTCTTCAGCGTGATTCCGGTTTACGACGGATTGGTGGTGCGAAGCGCGACCAAGGTGACCCAGAAACTGATCGAGGCGGCAAAGCGCCTCAAGGTCGTCGGCCGCGCCGGTTCCGGCCTCGATAATGTTGACCTTGCGGCCGCCACTAAACACGGCATCGTGGTGATGAACACCCCCGGCGGCAACACCGTGACGACGGCCGAACATACCATGGCGTTGCTTTTTTCATCGGCTCGAATGATCCCGCAGGCTACGGCTTCGATCAAGGCCGGCAAGTGGGAAAAAAATAAGTTCATGGGGATGGAACTTTATAACAAGACGCTTGGAATCATCGGAATCGGTCAGATCGGATCGTACGTGACCAAATTGGCCCAGGGCGCCCAGATGCAGGTCATCGCCTACGATCCGTACCTTTCCGAGGAAAATGCCAGGAAAATGGGTGTGGAACTGGTGGATTTGAACGATCTGTACCGTCGATCCGATATCATTTCGGTGCACGTTCCGTTGACGGCCGAGACCAAATCGCTGATCAATGCCGACGCCATCGGCAAAATGAAGGATGGGGTTCGGATCATCAATTGTGCGCGGGGCGGCATCGTGAACGAGCAGGATCTGTACAATGCGTTGGTGAAGGGCAAGGTCGCCGGCGCGGCGATGGATGTGTTTGAGCAAGAGCCGGTTGATCTGAAGAACCCCCTTCTAACGTTAGAGAACGTCATCTGCACGCCGCATATCGGCGCGGCGACAACCGAGGCGCAGGAAAATGTAGCCCTGGCGATAGCGGAACAGATTGCCGATTATCTGATCCGCGGCGTAATCCGCGGAGCGGCCAATATCCCCTCCGTCCCGGTCGACCTCCTGCCGAAAATCCAACCCTATCTGACGTTGTCCGAGAATCTGGGTGCGTTTCTCGCACAGAGCCATGAAGGCGGTCTGGAACAGTTGACGATCGAGTATCGCGGGGATGTCTCCGGACTGACAACCGCCCCCATTACCGTGGCGGCTCTTAAAGGCCTACTCACCCCGATTCTGGAAGAGCCCGTCAATTATGTGAACGCTCCGATTGTAGCCAAAGAACGAGGGATCGAGATAAAAGAAATCAAAAGCGCCGAGGCGGGCGAGTTCACCAGCCTGGTCGTGCTGACGGTTAAAGCCGGCTCAAAAAAAGCTAGCGTGTCCGGCACACTCTACAATCGGAAAGACCCCCGGATCGTCGAGATCGATGGTTTGTCCCTGGAGGTTGTACCGGAAGGGCATATGCTGTTGATGATCAACGACGACAAACCCGGGGTTATCGGAAACATCGGCCGCTTGTTGGGGGACAACCAAATCAACATTTCACGGATGCAATTGGGGCGTGAGCATACCGGAGGAAAGGCCATTTCCGTCGTAGGCATCGATGCGCCCGTGGGTTTAGAGTTGCTTGGAAAACTCAAGAAACTTCCTCATGTGCTTTCCGCCAAACTGATTGAACTTTAA
- the hisZ gene encoding ATP phosphoribosyltransferase regulatory subunit gives MTKFQNSSRPMLPKGLATFLPEAAVHKRHIEETVLSVFLSWGYREVIPPIFEYLDVITVGMGEDLVEKGYKFVDRGNGRVMLLRPDVTPQIARIAAMLMTDVPKPLRLCYRANVFRHEEEHAGRARELFQIGGELIGLEGPEADAEVIAVAIEALQKIGLTEFKIAIGQVEFFRGLMNGIGLAADLQKQVHAAMIRKDRSRLVQILNQGNVPENKSRQIITVLSLFGQEEAIERAWSLSTFSSCRQALTRLRDVFRILISSGWKDHLLIDLSEIRGFDYYTGIIFEVFAKDMGVPLGRGGRYDSLIGKFGAPCPSTGFAFDAEQLQWAWQKTVGGGPETAVDILAVDTQRDMIRLFKLTRIIREKGYRVIQHIEKMDLAEAVYRAKRIGAKQLFLLLNGERAVLVNCRTGKQQSGRIPVLVSKL, from the coding sequence ATGACCAAATTTCAAAACAGCAGTCGCCCGATGCTGCCCAAGGGCCTGGCGACCTTTCTTCCCGAAGCCGCCGTTCACAAACGGCATATCGAGGAGACGGTTCTGTCCGTCTTTTTATCCTGGGGCTATCGGGAAGTTATTCCGCCCATTTTTGAATATCTGGACGTCATTACCGTGGGTATGGGTGAAGACCTGGTCGAAAAAGGTTATAAATTTGTCGATCGCGGAAACGGCCGCGTTATGCTTCTCCGTCCGGATGTTACACCTCAGATTGCACGGATCGCGGCGATGTTGATGACCGATGTTCCCAAACCGCTCCGTCTGTGTTATCGCGCGAATGTTTTTAGGCACGAAGAAGAGCATGCCGGTCGGGCGCGCGAGCTTTTTCAGATCGGGGGAGAGCTGATTGGATTGGAAGGTCCTGAAGCGGATGCGGAAGTGATCGCGGTTGCCATCGAAGCGCTGCAGAAAATCGGCCTGACGGAATTTAAAATCGCGATCGGCCAGGTGGAGTTTTTCCGTGGGCTGATGAACGGGATCGGTCTGGCCGCCGATCTGCAGAAGCAGGTTCACGCGGCCATGATCCGAAAGGACCGATCCCGACTGGTCCAAATCTTAAATCAAGGAAACGTGCCGGAAAATAAGTCACGTCAGATAATAACCGTCCTTTCATTATTCGGACAGGAAGAGGCGATCGAACGGGCATGGAGTCTAAGTACGTTTTCTTCTTGTCGGCAGGCTTTGACCCGATTACGGGACGTGTTTCGCATCCTTATTTCATCTGGCTGGAAAGACCATCTCCTGATTGATCTGTCTGAGATTCGCGGATTTGACTATTATACCGGTATAATTTTTGAGGTGTTTGCCAAGGACATGGGTGTTCCCCTGGGCCGTGGCGGACGTTACGACTCCCTGATTGGAAAGTTCGGCGCTCCTTGTCCATCGACGGGCTTTGCATTTGACGCGGAACAGCTCCAATGGGCCTGGCAGAAGACCGTCGGTGGGGGTCCAGAAACCGCGGTCGATATCCTCGCAGTGGACACGCAACGTGACATGATTCGCCTTTTTAAGTTGACTCGGATCATCCGAGAAAAAGGCTATAGAGTGATTCAGCACATTGAAAAAATGGATCTCGCCGAGGCCGTCTATCGAGCCAAGAGGATCGGAGCAAAACAACTGTTTCTATTATTAAATGGCGAAAGGGCCGTCCTGGTCAATTGTCGTACCGGAAAACAACAGAGCGGTAGGATCCCCGTTCTCGTTTCGAAATTATAA